A region from the Bradyrhizobium erythrophlei genome encodes:
- the nuoK gene encoding NADH-quinone oxidoreductase subunit NuoK, with protein MTIGLGHYLSVGAILFTLGILGIFLNRKNIIIILMSIELILLAVNINLVAFSTFLGDIVGQVFALLVLTVAAAETAIGLAVLVVYFRNRGSIAVEDVNLMKG; from the coding sequence ATGACGATCGGTCTCGGACATTACCTGTCGGTCGGCGCCATCCTGTTCACGCTCGGGATCCTCGGCATCTTTCTCAACCGCAAGAACATCATCATCATCCTGATGTCGATCGAACTGATCCTGCTCGCGGTCAACATCAACCTGGTGGCGTTCTCGACCTTCCTCGGCGACATCGTCGGCCAGGTATTTGCGCTGCTGGTGCTGACGGTGGCCGCGGCGGAAACGGCGATCGGTCTTGCGGTGCTGGTGGTGTACTTCCGCAACCGCGGCTCGATCGCGGTTGAAGACGTCAATCTGATGAAGGGCTAA
- a CDS encoding NADH-quinone oxidoreductase subunit J, whose protein sequence is MILPALFFYLFAGICVASAVMVIVSRNPVHSVLFLILAFVNAAGLFILMGAEFLGMVLIFVYVGAVATLFLFVIMMLDVDFTELREGFLEYLPIGLVIGAIFLAELLLVGGGWVINAGVAKAITAAIPANVSNTEALGLVLYTKYIYYFQIAGMVLLVAMIGAIVLTLRHKASVKRQDINVQNARTPAIAMSVRKVASGQGLQDADAAEWVQ, encoded by the coding sequence ATGATCCTTCCAGCGCTGTTCTTCTATCTGTTTGCCGGCATCTGCGTTGCCTCGGCGGTGATGGTGATTGTGTCGCGCAATCCCGTACACTCCGTGCTGTTTTTGATCCTGGCATTCGTCAACGCGGCCGGCCTGTTCATACTGATGGGCGCCGAATTTCTGGGGATGGTTCTCATTTTCGTCTATGTCGGCGCGGTTGCGACGCTGTTCCTGTTCGTGATCATGATGCTCGACGTCGACTTTACGGAGCTGCGCGAAGGCTTCCTCGAATATCTGCCGATCGGCCTCGTGATCGGCGCGATATTTCTCGCGGAACTGCTGCTGGTCGGCGGCGGGTGGGTCATCAATGCCGGCGTCGCCAAAGCGATTACCGCGGCGATTCCGGCAAACGTCAGCAACACCGAAGCGCTCGGCCTCGTGCTCTATACCAAGTACATCTATTACTTCCAGATCGCGGGCATGGTGCTGCTGGTCGCGATGATCGGCGCCATCGTGCTGACGCTGCGCCACAAGGCCAGCGTCAAGCGGCAGGACATCAATGTGCAGAACGCGCGGACGCCGGCAATCGCGATGAGCGTGCGCAAGGTCGCCTCGGGCCAGGGCCTGCAGGACGCGGACGCGGCGGAGTGGGTGCAATGA
- the nuoI gene encoding NADH-quinone oxidoreductase subunit NuoI — protein sequence MSVNINATARSLLLSEFVSAFFLAMRYFFQPKPTLNYPFEKGPISPRFRGEHALRRYPNGEERCIACKLCEAICPAQAITIEAGPRRNDGTRRTVRYDIDMVKCIYCGLCQEACPVDAIVEGPNFEFATETREELYYDKAKLLANGDRWEREIAKSIELDAPYR from the coding sequence ATGAGTGTCAATATCAACGCCACAGCCCGCTCGCTTCTGCTGTCGGAATTCGTATCGGCGTTCTTCCTCGCCATGCGCTATTTCTTCCAGCCGAAACCGACGCTGAACTATCCGTTCGAGAAGGGGCCGATCTCGCCACGCTTCCGGGGCGAACACGCGTTGCGCCGCTATCCCAACGGCGAGGAACGCTGCATCGCCTGCAAGCTGTGCGAGGCGATCTGCCCGGCGCAGGCCATCACCATCGAGGCCGGTCCGCGCCGCAACGACGGCACCCGCCGTACCGTGCGCTACGACATCGACATGGTGAAATGCATCTATTGCGGGCTGTGCCAGGAGGCCTGTCCGGTCGATGCCATCGTCGAGGGACCGAATTTCGAATTCGCGACCGAGACCCGCGAGGAACTCTATTATGACAAGGCGAAACTGCTCGCCAATGGCGACCGCTGGGAGCGCGAGATTGCGAAATCGATCGAACTCGATGCGCCGTACCGGTGA
- the nuoH gene encoding NADH-quinone oxidoreductase subunit NuoH has protein sequence MADFFASAFWTGFLWPLIVMVAESVLLLVVLLVAIAYILLADRKIWAAVQIRRGPNVVGPWGLFQSFADLLKFVLKEPIIPSGSNKGVFLLAPLVSCVLALAAWAVIPMDLGWVISDINVGVLYIFAISSLSIYGIIMAGWSSNSKYPFLAALRSAAQMVSYEVSIGFVIITVLLCAGSLNLSAVVEAQNTRGLASLIGLPRLTILNWYFIPLFPMFVVFYVSALAETNRPPFDLVEAESELVAGFMVEYGSTPYLLFMLGEYVAITTMCAMATILFLGGWLPPIAVAPFTWVPGVIWFALKLFFMFFMFAMAKAIVPRYRYDQLMRLGWKVFLPLSLAMVVVVAGVLHFAGIAPQ, from the coding sequence ATGGCTGATTTCTTCGCAAGCGCATTCTGGACCGGCTTCCTGTGGCCATTGATCGTCATGGTCGCGGAGAGCGTGCTGCTGCTCGTCGTGCTGTTGGTGGCGATCGCCTACATCCTGCTCGCCGACCGCAAGATCTGGGCGGCGGTGCAGATCCGGCGCGGACCCAACGTGGTCGGCCCGTGGGGACTGTTCCAGTCCTTCGCCGATCTCCTGAAGTTCGTGCTGAAGGAGCCGATCATTCCTTCCGGCTCCAACAAGGGCGTGTTCCTGCTGGCGCCGCTGGTCTCCTGCGTGCTGGCGCTCGCGGCCTGGGCGGTGATCCCGATGGATCTCGGCTGGGTGATCTCCGACATCAATGTCGGCGTCCTCTACATCTTCGCGATCTCCTCGCTGTCGATCTACGGCATCATCATGGCCGGCTGGTCGTCGAACTCGAAATACCCGTTCCTGGCGGCGCTGCGTTCGGCGGCACAGATGGTCAGCTACGAGGTCTCGATCGGTTTTGTCATCATCACGGTCCTGTTGTGCGCGGGCTCGCTGAACCTATCGGCCGTGGTCGAGGCCCAGAACACCCGCGGGCTCGCCAGCCTGATCGGCCTGCCCAGGCTGACCATCCTGAACTGGTACTTCATCCCGCTGTTCCCGATGTTCGTGGTGTTCTACGTCTCGGCGCTGGCGGAAACCAACCGCCCGCCGTTCGACCTGGTGGAAGCCGAATCCGAGCTGGTGGCGGGCTTCATGGTCGAATACGGCTCGACGCCTTATTTGTTGTTCATGCTCGGCGAGTATGTCGCGATCACCACGATGTGCGCGATGGCCACGATCCTGTTCCTGGGCGGCTGGCTGCCGCCCATCGCGGTAGCGCCGTTTACCTGGGTGCCCGGCGTGATCTGGTTCGCACTCAAACTATTCTTCATGTTCTTTATGTTTGCGATGGCGAAGGCGATCGTGCCGCGCTACCGCTACGATCAACTGATGCGGCTCGGCTGGAAGGTGTTCCTGCCGCTGTCGCTGGCGATGGTAGTTGTCGTCGCCGGCGTGCTGCACTTCGCGGGGATCGCCCCGCAATGA
- the nuoG gene encoding NADH-quinone oxidoreductase subunit NuoG: MTKLIIDGKEIDVPAEYTLLQACEAAGAEIPRFCYHERLSIAGNCRMCLVEVKGGPKPVASCAWGVRDCRPGPKGEPPEILTRSPMVKKAREGVMEFLLINHPLDCPICDQGGECDLQDQAMGYGVDTSRFAENKRAVEDKYLGALVKTSMNRCIQCTRCVRFSAEVCGAPEMGATGRGEDMEITTYLESALTSELQGNLVDICPVGALTSKPYAFAARPWELGKTQSVDVMDGVGSAIRVDTRGREVMRILPRVNEAVNEEWISDKTRHVVDGLRTQRLDRPYIRENGKLRAATWPEAFAAIAARVKMSDGKRIGAIAGDLAAVEEMFALKDLLAKYGSVNLAVQGGDAFDPKAGRASYIFNPTIAGIEQADALLIIGSNPRKEAAVLNARIRKRWRTGKLKVGVIGAKADLTYTYDHLGAGTDSLTDLAAGKHSFAEVLKGAKNPIVLVGTGAAARHDGAAILAAAAKLAADVGAVKDGWNGFAVLHDTASRVGALDIGFAASAGGLSAAQMTTFGTLDLLFLLGADETKAPDGTFVIYIGTHGDRGAHRADVILPGAAYTEKSGIYVNTEGRVQMGNRAAFPPGEAREDWAIIRALSETLGKKLSYDSLPALRQALFKAVPHLMRVDQIAAVPAADLKARAGKAGLKTRAAKGGSVEKTPFRSSVEDFYLTNPIARASAVMAECSRLASGQMLTAAE, encoded by the coding sequence ATGACAAAACTCATCATCGATGGCAAAGAGATCGATGTCCCCGCCGAATACACGCTGCTGCAGGCGTGCGAGGCCGCGGGCGCCGAAATTCCGCGCTTCTGCTACCACGAGCGGTTGTCGATCGCCGGCAATTGCCGGATGTGCCTGGTCGAGGTCAAGGGCGGTCCGAAGCCGGTCGCAAGCTGCGCCTGGGGCGTGCGCGATTGCCGTCCGGGTCCCAAGGGCGAACCGCCGGAAATCCTCACCCGCTCGCCGATGGTGAAGAAGGCGCGCGAAGGCGTGATGGAATTCCTCTTGATCAACCACCCGCTGGATTGCCCGATCTGCGATCAGGGCGGCGAGTGCGACCTGCAGGATCAGGCGATGGGCTACGGCGTCGATACCTCGCGCTTCGCCGAGAACAAGCGGGCGGTCGAGGACAAGTATCTGGGCGCGCTGGTCAAGACCTCGATGAACCGCTGCATCCAGTGCACCCGCTGCGTTCGCTTCTCCGCCGAAGTCTGTGGCGCGCCCGAGATGGGCGCGACCGGCCGCGGCGAGGACATGGAAATCACCACCTATCTGGAGTCGGCGCTGACCTCGGAATTGCAGGGCAATCTGGTCGATATCTGCCCCGTGGGCGCGCTGACCTCGAAGCCTTACGCGTTTGCGGCGCGGCCCTGGGAGCTCGGCAAGACCCAGTCGGTCGACGTGATGGATGGCGTTGGCTCGGCGATCCGGGTCGATACCCGCGGCCGCGAGGTGATGCGGATCCTGCCGCGCGTCAACGAGGCGGTGAACGAGGAATGGATTTCCGACAAGACCCGCCACGTCGTCGACGGCCTGCGCACGCAGCGGCTCGACCGTCCCTACATCCGGGAGAACGGCAAGCTGCGCGCCGCGACATGGCCTGAAGCGTTCGCGGCCATCGCCGCCAGGGTGAAAATGAGCGACGGCAAGCGGATCGGCGCCATCGCGGGCGATCTCGCCGCCGTGGAGGAGATGTTCGCGCTGAAGGATCTGCTGGCGAAATACGGCTCGGTCAATCTGGCGGTGCAGGGCGGCGACGCCTTCGATCCGAAGGCCGGTCGCGCCTCCTATATCTTCAATCCGACCATCGCGGGCATCGAGCAGGCCGACGCGCTTCTGATCATCGGCTCGAATCCGCGGAAGGAAGCCGCCGTCCTCAACGCGCGCATCCGCAAGCGCTGGCGCACGGGCAAGCTCAAGGTCGGCGTGATCGGCGCCAAGGCCGACCTGACTTACACCTACGATCATCTCGGTGCGGGCACGGATTCGCTCACCGATCTCGCAGCCGGCAAGCATTCCTTCGCCGAGGTGCTGAAGGGTGCCAAGAATCCGATCGTGCTGGTCGGCACCGGCGCGGCGGCGCGGCATGATGGTGCGGCGATTCTCGCGGCCGCCGCCAAGCTCGCGGCGGATGTCGGCGCGGTGAAGGACGGCTGGAACGGCTTTGCGGTGCTGCACGATACGGCCTCCCGGGTCGGCGCGCTCGATATCGGTTTTGCGGCGAGCGCCGGAGGCCTGAGCGCGGCGCAGATGACGACGTTCGGCACGCTGGATCTGCTATTTTTGCTGGGCGCCGACGAAACCAAGGCGCCGGACGGCACTTTCGTGATATATATCGGCACCCATGGCGACCGCGGCGCGCATCGCGCCGACGTGATCCTGCCGGGTGCGGCTTATACCGAGAAATCCGGCATCTACGTCAACACCGAGGGCCGGGTGCAGATGGGCAACCGCGCCGCGTTTCCCCCGGGCGAGGCGCGCGAGGATTGGGCGATCATCCGCGCGCTGTCGGAGACCCTGGGCAAGAAGCTGTCGTATGATTCGCTGCCCGCGCTGCGCCAGGCGCTGTTCAAGGCGGTGCCGCATTTGATGCGCGTCGACCAGATCGCAGCTGTGCCTGCGGCCGACCTCAAGGCGCGGGCCGGCAAGGCCGGCCTCAAGACGCGGGCCGCCAAGGGCGGCAGCGTCGAGAAGACGCCGTTCAGATCGTCCGTTGAGGATTTTTACCTGACCAACCCGATCGCGCGCGCGTCGGCGGTGATGGCGGAATGTTCCCGCCTGGCGTCCGGGCAGATGCTGACGGCAGCGGAGTGA
- the nuoF gene encoding NADH-quinone oxidoreductase subunit NuoF translates to MLDDKDRIFKNLYGLHDWGLEGARRRGAWDGTKAIIDKGRDWIINEMKASGLRGRGGAGFPTGLKWSFMPKESTDGRPSYLVVNADESEPGTCKDREIMRHDPHLLVEGCLLASFAMGAHVCYIYVRGEFIREREHLQAAVDQAYAAKLIGKDNLNGWPFELYVAHGAGAYICGEETALLESLEGKKGQPRLKPPFPANVGLYGCPTTVNNVESIAVAPDILRRGAAWFAAIGKPNNVGTKLFCISGHVERPCNVEEAMGIPFRELIERHCGGVRGGWDNLKAVIPGGSSVRMVPAEQIIDTPMDFDSLSKLRSGLGTAAVIVMDKSTDLIRAIARISYFYKHESCGQCTPCREGTGWMWRVLTRMAEGRAHKREIDMLLEVTKQVEGHTICALGDAAAWPIQGLIAHFRHEIEERISEYSHKADIDDAGILDPAHMVAAE, encoded by the coding sequence ATGCTCGATGACAAGGACCGCATCTTCAAGAACCTCTACGGCCTCCATGACTGGGGCCTGGAGGGTGCGCGCCGCCGCGGCGCGTGGGACGGCACCAAGGCGATCATCGACAAGGGCCGCGACTGGATCATCAACGAGATGAAGGCCTCGGGCCTGCGCGGACGCGGCGGGGCGGGTTTCCCGACCGGCCTGAAATGGTCGTTCATGCCGAAGGAATCCACCGACGGCCGGCCGAGCTATCTCGTCGTCAATGCCGACGAATCCGAGCCCGGCACCTGCAAGGACCGCGAGATCATGCGGCATGATCCGCATCTTCTGGTCGAGGGCTGCCTGCTCGCGAGCTTCGCGATGGGCGCCCATGTCTGCTACATCTATGTACGCGGCGAGTTCATCCGGGAACGCGAGCATTTGCAGGCCGCGGTCGATCAGGCCTATGCGGCGAAGCTGATCGGCAAGGACAATCTCAACGGCTGGCCGTTCGAGCTCTATGTCGCGCACGGCGCCGGCGCCTATATCTGCGGCGAAGAAACCGCGCTTCTGGAAAGCCTCGAAGGCAAGAAGGGCCAGCCGCGGCTGAAGCCCCCGTTCCCCGCCAATGTCGGCCTCTACGGCTGCCCGACCACCGTCAATAATGTCGAATCGATCGCGGTGGCACCCGATATCCTGCGGCGCGGTGCGGCGTGGTTTGCCGCCATCGGCAAGCCGAACAATGTCGGTACCAAGCTGTTTTGCATTTCCGGCCATGTCGAGCGTCCCTGCAACGTCGAAGAGGCGATGGGGATTCCGTTCCGCGAGCTGATCGAGCGCCACTGCGGCGGCGTCCGCGGCGGCTGGGACAATCTCAAGGCGGTGATCCCCGGCGGATCCTCGGTGCGCATGGTGCCCGCCGAGCAGATCATCGACACGCCGATGGATTTCGACTCCTTGAGCAAGCTGCGCTCGGGTCTCGGCACCGCCGCCGTCATCGTGATGGACAAGTCGACCGACCTGATCCGCGCGATCGCCCGGATTTCCTATTTCTACAAGCACGAGAGCTGCGGCCAGTGCACGCCGTGCCGCGAGGGCACGGGCTGGATGTGGCGGGTGCTGACGCGCATGGCAGAGGGCCGCGCCCACAAGCGCGAGATCGACATGCTTCTGGAAGTCACAAAACAGGTCGAGGGCCACACCATCTGCGCGCTCGGTGACGCCGCGGCGTGGCCGATCCAGGGCCTGATCGCGCATTTCCGTCACGAGATCGAAGAGCGCATCAGCGAGTATTCGCACAAGGCGGATATCGACGATGCCGGTATTCTCGATCCCGCCCATATGGTCGCGGCGGAGTAG
- the nuoE gene encoding NADH-quinone oxidoreductase subunit NuoE yields the protein MSVRRLAPKELQPANFAFTPENLAWAEEQIAKYPEGRQASAVIAILWRVQEQHEGWVSEAAIRAVADLLDMPYIRVLEVATFYTMFQLQPVGKKAHVQVCGTTPCRLRGAGDIIDVCQSRIHHDPFHLSKDGNFSWEEVECLGACVNAPMVLIWKDTYEDLTKENFGKVLDGFASGNPPKPGPQIDRQFSAPVGGPTTLKETT from the coding sequence ATGTCTGTCCGCCGCCTCGCTCCGAAAGAACTGCAGCCCGCGAACTTCGCGTTCACGCCGGAAAACCTCGCCTGGGCCGAGGAACAGATCGCCAAATATCCGGAAGGCCGCCAGGCCTCCGCCGTCATCGCGATCCTGTGGCGGGTGCAGGAACAGCACGAGGGCTGGGTCTCGGAAGCCGCCATCCGCGCGGTTGCCGATCTGCTCGACATGCCCTACATCCGGGTGCTGGAGGTCGCGACCTTCTATACGATGTTCCAGCTGCAGCCGGTCGGGAAGAAGGCGCACGTCCAGGTCTGCGGCACCACGCCGTGCCGCCTCCGCGGCGCCGGCGACATCATCGATGTGTGCCAAAGCCGCATCCATCACGATCCCTTCCATCTGTCCAAGGACGGCAATTTCAGCTGGGAGGAAGTCGAGTGTCTCGGCGCCTGCGTGAATGCGCCGATGGTGCTGATCTGGAAGGACACCTACGAGGACCTGACCAAGGAAAACTTCGGCAAGGTGCTGGACGGCTTCGCCTCCGGCAATCCGCCGAAGCCGGGACCGCAGATCGACCGCCAGTTCTCCGCGCCGGTGGGCGGACCGACCACGCTGAAGGAAACCACATGA
- a CDS encoding FkbM family methyltransferase — protein sequence MALPPIHFDRASGALEGANLWERTAALAFATGSKISSHFSHRGYNHCANLLRKALPERDIAIKLNPDATFEFPYGDGYWSKLLNRSFSYEDELELLVRDSVAVDYTLLDCGANFGYWSVLVSSAPYGSHKAIAIEPSSQNFAKLANNAKVNGGRFEVMKCAIGSARGTARLSGTKHEAFSIAGGVNSGGEDVPVIALDNLLDDGKISAEGKYLIKLDVEGVEVEAIKGGTRLLQGDSVLLCEEHGSDRNHTVSRYILDQTPLQLIVYDPRSNRLETVTELSILDRIKVSTHVGYNVFGTASAFWQNRISALNANAARRMQ from the coding sequence ATCGCGCTCCCGCCCATCCATTTTGACCGGGCTTCGGGAGCGCTCGAGGGCGCCAATCTGTGGGAGCGGACGGCGGCGCTCGCCTTCGCGACTGGCTCCAAAATATCGTCGCACTTTTCGCACCGCGGTTACAACCACTGCGCCAATCTGCTGCGCAAGGCTTTGCCCGAGCGGGATATCGCGATCAAACTCAATCCGGACGCGACGTTCGAATTTCCCTATGGCGATGGGTATTGGAGCAAGCTACTTAACCGTTCGTTCTCCTACGAGGACGAGCTGGAGCTGTTGGTCAGGGATTCGGTTGCCGTCGATTACACGCTGCTCGATTGCGGCGCCAATTTCGGCTACTGGTCGGTGCTCGTCTCCAGCGCGCCTTACGGCTCGCATAAGGCGATCGCGATCGAGCCGTCGTCGCAGAATTTCGCCAAGCTTGCGAACAACGCCAAGGTCAATGGCGGCCGCTTCGAGGTGATGAAGTGCGCGATCGGGTCCGCGCGCGGCACCGCGCGGCTGTCCGGCACCAAGCACGAAGCGTTCAGCATCGCCGGCGGCGTGAACAGCGGCGGCGAGGATGTTCCGGTCATCGCGCTCGACAACCTGCTCGACGACGGCAAGATTTCCGCCGAAGGAAAATACCTGATCAAGCTCGACGTCGAAGGCGTCGAAGTCGAGGCCATCAAGGGCGGCACCCGGCTGCTGCAGGGCGACAGCGTGCTGTTGTGCGAGGAACACGGCAGCGACCGCAATCATACGGTGTCGCGCTACATCCTCGACCAGACCCCGCTTCAGCTGATCGTCTACGATCCCCGCTCCAACCGCCTGGAAACCGTGACCGAGCTTTCGATCCTCGACCGGATCAAGGTTTCCACTCACGTCGGCTACAACGTGTTCGGCACCGCAAGCGCCTTCTGGCAGAACCGGATCAGCGCCCTGAACGCGAATGCCGCGCGCCGCATGCAATGA
- a CDS encoding NADH-quinone oxidoreductase subunit D, protein MNEAPALRNFTINFGPQHPAAHGVLRLVLELDGEVVARVDPHIGLLHRGTEKLIETKTYLQAIPYFDRLDYVAPMNQEHAFCLAAEKLLGIEVPRRGQLIRVLYCEIGRILSHLLNVTTQAMDVGALTPPLWGFEEREKLMVFYERASGSRMHAAYFRIGGVHQDLPPKLIDDIEAWCDPFLRVVDDLDRLLTGNRIFKQRNVDIGVVSLKQAWEWGFSGVMVRGSGAAWDLRKAQPYECYAEMDFDIPIGKNGDCFDRYLLRMEEMRQSVRIMRQCIAKLRAADGQGPVVVDDHKISPPRRGEMKRSMEALIHHFKLYTEGFHVPEGEVYAAVEAPKGEFGVFLVSDGSNKPYKCKIRAPGFAHLQAMDFICKGHLLADVSAILGSLDIVFGEVDR, encoded by the coding sequence ATGAACGAAGCACCAGCACTGCGTAACTTCACCATCAACTTTGGACCGCAGCATCCGGCGGCGCATGGCGTGCTGCGCCTGGTGCTGGAACTCGACGGCGAGGTCGTGGCCCGAGTCGATCCGCATATCGGGCTGCTTCATCGCGGCACCGAGAAGCTGATCGAGACCAAGACCTATCTGCAGGCGATCCCGTATTTCGACCGGCTCGACTATGTCGCGCCGATGAATCAGGAGCACGCGTTCTGCCTCGCGGCGGAGAAACTGCTCGGCATCGAGGTGCCGCGCCGCGGGCAGCTGATCCGGGTGCTGTATTGCGAGATCGGCCGCATCCTGTCGCATCTGCTCAACGTCACCACGCAGGCGATGGACGTCGGCGCCCTGACCCCGCCGCTATGGGGTTTCGAGGAGCGCGAAAAGCTGATGGTGTTTTATGAGCGCGCCTCGGGCTCGCGCATGCATGCGGCCTATTTCCGCATCGGGGGCGTGCACCAGGACCTTCCGCCGAAACTGATCGACGATATCGAGGCCTGGTGCGATCCGTTCCTGCGCGTGGTCGACGATCTCGACCGGCTGCTCACCGGCAACCGCATCTTCAAGCAGCGCAACGTCGATATCGGCGTGGTGTCGCTCAAGCAGGCCTGGGAATGGGGATTTTCCGGGGTGATGGTGCGCGGCTCGGGGGCGGCGTGGGACCTGCGCAAGGCGCAGCCATACGAATGCTATGCCGAGATGGATTTCGACATTCCGATCGGCAAGAACGGCGACTGCTTCGATCGCTATCTGCTCCGCATGGAAGAGATGCGCCAGTCCGTGCGCATCATGAGGCAGTGCATCGCCAAGCTCCGCGCCGCCGATGGGCAAGGGCCCGTGGTTGTGGACGATCACAAGATTTCCCCGCCGCGCCGGGGCGAGATGAAGCGCTCGATGGAAGCGCTGATCCATCACTTCAAGCTCTATACCGAGGGCTTCCACGTGCCGGAGGGTGAGGTCTACGCCGCGGTCGAGGCGCCCAAGGGCGAGTTCGGCGTGTTCCTGGTCTCTGACGGCAGCAACAAGCCGTACAAATGCAAGATCCGCGCGCCCGGATTTGCGCATCTGCAGGCGATGGACTTCATCTGCAAGGGCCACCTCTTGGCCGACGTTTCCGCCATCCTCGGCTCGCTCGACATCGTGTTCGGAGAGGTCGATCGGTGA
- a CDS encoding four helix bundle protein — MALAEACYRLTRQFPRDELFGLTSQIRRAAGSVPANIAEGHERENTGSFLQHLRISQGSLKELETHMLLAERVGVMAALDLQSVLIQCESLGKMLRALIRSLQEKAATR, encoded by the coding sequence ATGGCCTTAGCGGAAGCCTGTTACCGATTGACGCGCCAATTTCCACGAGACGAATTGTTCGGACTCACATCGCAAATCAGACGCGCGGCGGGATCGGTTCCGGCCAATATTGCCGAAGGTCACGAGCGCGAAAATACTGGCAGCTTCTTGCAGCACCTGCGAATCTCGCAGGGCTCTTTAAAGGAGCTCGAAACGCACATGCTTTTAGCGGAGCGAGTTGGTGTCATGGCGGCGCTGGATCTGCAGTCGGTTCTCATCCAGTGCGAGAGCTTGGGCAAAATGCTTCGCGCTTTGATACGGTCGCTGCAGGAAAAGGCCGCTACCCGATGA
- a CDS encoding NADH-quinone oxidoreductase subunit C, with the protein MDDGRLDALGQTIVGALPGAATGHTVAFGQLTVAVQADRIVDVVTFLRDDPGCRFVNFTDITAVDYPGREKRFDVVYHLLSPTLNARIRLRLAADETTQVPSIIEVFPGADWFERETYDLYGVIFIGHPDMRRLLTDYGFDGHPLRKDFPTTGFVEVRYDDQEKRVLYEPVRLNQEFRKFDFLSPWEGADYPVLPGDEKRSGE; encoded by the coding sequence ATGGATGACGGCAGGCTCGACGCATTGGGGCAGACGATTGTTGGCGCGCTTCCGGGTGCTGCAACCGGTCATACGGTCGCGTTCGGGCAGCTCACCGTTGCGGTCCAGGCCGACAGAATCGTCGATGTCGTAACCTTCCTGCGCGACGACCCCGGCTGCCGCTTCGTGAACTTCACGGATATCACCGCGGTCGACTATCCCGGCCGCGAAAAGCGCTTCGATGTCGTCTATCACTTGCTGTCGCCGACGCTGAACGCCCGCATCCGCCTTCGTCTGGCGGCCGACGAGACCACCCAGGTGCCGTCGATCATCGAGGTGTTTCCGGGCGCCGACTGGTTCGAGCGCGAAACCTATGACCTCTATGGCGTGATCTTCATCGGCCATCCGGACATGCGGCGGCTGTTGACCGACTACGGCTTCGACGGACATCCGCTGCGCAAGGATTTCCCGACCACCGGCTTCGTCGAGGTCCGCTACGACGACCAGGAGAAGCGAGTGCTCTACGAACCCGTCCGCCTCAATCAGGAATTCCGCAAGTTCGATTTTCTCTCGCCTTGGGAAGGCGCCGATTATCCGGTGCTGCCCGGCGATGAGAAGAGAAGTGGCGAGTAG
- a CDS encoding NuoB/complex I 20 kDa subunit family protein: MGLSPSAARPGFAPAVAPAASGILDPSTGLPVGANDPYFLEVNHELSDKGFFITTADNLITWARTGSLMWMTFGLACCAVEMMQVSMPRYDVERFGFAPRASPRQSDVMIVAGTLTNKMAPALRKVYDQMPEPRYVISMGSCANGGGYYHYSYSVVRGCDRIVPVDIYVPGCPPTAEALLYGVLLLQKKIRRTGTIER; this comes from the coding sequence ATGGGATTGAGCCCCTCTGCCGCAAGGCCCGGATTTGCCCCGGCGGTCGCACCCGCCGCGAGCGGGATTCTCGACCCCTCCACCGGCTTGCCGGTCGGAGCCAATGATCCGTACTTCCTCGAGGTCAATCACGAATTGTCCGACAAGGGCTTCTTCATCACCACCGCCGACAATTTGATCACCTGGGCGCGGACGGGATCCCTGATGTGGATGACGTTCGGTCTGGCCTGCTGCGCGGTCGAGATGATGCAGGTGTCGATGCCGCGCTACGATGTCGAGCGCTTCGGTTTCGCGCCGCGCGCTTCGCCGCGGCAGTCCGACGTGATGATCGTTGCGGGCACGCTGACCAACAAGATGGCGCCGGCGCTGCGCAAGGTCTACGACCAGATGCCGGAGCCGCGCTACGTGATCTCGATGGGGTCGTGCGCCAATGGCGGCGGCTACTATCACTATTCCTACTCGGTGGTGCGCGGTTGCGACCGCATCGTGCCCGTCGACATTTACGTGCCCGGATGCCCACCGACGGCGGAAGCGCTGCTCTACGGTGTGCTGCTGCTGCAGAAGAAGATCCGGCGTACCGGAACCATCGAACGCTAA